From the genome of Vicia villosa cultivar HV-30 ecotype Madison, WI linkage group LG2, Vvil1.0, whole genome shotgun sequence, one region includes:
- the LOC131649702 gene encoding uncharacterized protein LOC131649702 codes for MDERGSDKAKAELALQARFNERSKGSKGKWPSKGKQGDGEPKHSKGQKGESSSSNGYGDRSNARGGKPRDMSKVQCWKCRKLGHFQAKCGAKQLETKGDEAKVARQEVDDEATLLMMITDECEGMTEVLDSSCKSRDSSCSSAEKATVLSSEQNVMISVRDGTQGKEECIGQLLEKGYNIRLEDKILRVVDASGVLILKAPMATNRTFKVELKVLKHRCLATAASREEWLWHYRLGHLNFRDLKALQQEGMVVIP; via the exons atggacgaGAGAGGAAGCGATAAAGCAAAGGCGGAATTAGCTTTGCAAGCTCGTTTCAATGAAAGGAGTAAAGGTTCGAAAGGGAAATGGCCTTCGAAAGGGAAGCAAGGCGATGGTGAACCTAAACATTCGAAGGGACAAAAGGGTGAGAGCAGCAGCTCAAACGGTTATGGTGATCGAAGCAACGCGAGAGGTGGAAAACCAAGAGACATGAGCAAGGTACAATGCTGGAAATGCAGGAAACTTGGGCATTTTCAAGCAAAGTGTGGTGCTAAACAGCTTGAAACTAAAGGGGATGAAGCCAAGGTTGCTAGGCAAGAGGTGGATGATGAAGCCACACTCTTAATGATGATTACCGATGAGTGCGAAGGCATGACAGAGGTGCTGGACAGCAGCTGCAAGTCACGGGACAGCAGCTGCAGCAGTGCAGAAAAAGCAACAGTTTTGAGTtcggaacaaaatgtgatgatttcGGTTCGTGATGGAACTCAAGGCAAAGAGGAGTG tattggtcAATTGCTCGAAAAAGGTTACAATATACGATTGGAAGATAAGATCTTGCGGGTTGTTGATGCTAGTGGAGTGTTGATCCTAAAGGCTCCCATGGCTACCAATAGGACTTTCAAAGTTGAGCTGAAAGTATTGAAGCATAGGTGCTTAGCTACAGCTGCAAGTAGAGAGGAGTGGTTATGGCATTACCGTCTCGGTCACTTGAATTTTCGTGATCTCAAAGCGTTGCAACAAGAAGGTatggttgtcataccctaa